From a region of the Citricoccus muralis genome:
- a CDS encoding HAD family hydrolase produces the protein MSRPEPTYEPAPPAPAGPALRRPRMIASDLDGTIIGYDHTRTGLISPRTVEAFQAAHDAGIQVVFVTGRPIRWLTPLTEALGHAGPIICSNGAVIYDLVRETVLDSKPMDFETVLQAREMIAALDPSASFGMETLEGFHLDAAFVDRQDAEATGDLVSGELAAGVHVAPRLDEVLPADPAVVKFLVKTRSHEPDAFLAEVRDLLGDLLAVTHSAPGMTLLELSRPEVNKATTLAGFAAEHGIFASEVVAFGDMPNDLEMIHWAGTGYAVASGHPTLLAAADATTGACDDDGVAQAIEHLLTLD, from the coding sequence ATGTCCCGTCCAGAACCGACCTACGAACCGGCGCCGCCGGCTCCGGCCGGTCCGGCCCTCCGCCGGCCCCGGATGATCGCCAGCGACCTGGACGGCACCATCATCGGCTATGACCACACCCGCACCGGCCTGATCTCGCCGCGCACGGTGGAGGCCTTCCAGGCCGCGCATGACGCCGGCATCCAGGTGGTCTTCGTGACCGGACGGCCCATCCGCTGGCTGACGCCACTGACCGAGGCGCTGGGTCATGCCGGGCCCATCATCTGCTCGAACGGGGCGGTCATCTACGACCTCGTGCGGGAGACCGTGCTCGACTCCAAGCCCATGGACTTCGAGACCGTGCTGCAGGCGCGCGAGATGATCGCCGCTCTGGACCCATCGGCGTCCTTCGGAATGGAGACCCTCGAGGGCTTCCATCTCGATGCCGCCTTCGTCGACCGGCAGGACGCGGAGGCCACCGGGGACCTGGTGTCCGGCGAACTCGCCGCCGGCGTCCACGTGGCACCGCGTCTGGATGAGGTCCTGCCCGCGGATCCCGCCGTGGTGAAGTTCCTGGTCAAGACGCGCTCCCACGAGCCCGATGCCTTCCTGGCCGAGGTCCGGGACCTGCTGGGGGACCTGCTCGCCGTGACGCATTCCGCACCCGGGATGACCTTGCTGGAGTTGTCCCGGCCGGAGGTGAACAAGGCCACGACCCTGGCCGGCTTCGCTGCCGAACACGGCATCTTCGCCAGCGAGGTGGTGGCGTTCGGGGACATGCCCAACGACCTGGAGATGATCCACTGGGCCGGCACCGGGTACGCCGTGGCCTCGGGGCACCCGACCCTGCTGGCCGCCGCGGACGCGACCACCGGAGCCTGCGATGACGATGGAGTGGCCCAGGCCATCGAGCATCTGCTCACCCTCGACTGA
- a CDS encoding YceI family protein, with product MTALTPGTWNLDATHTDVDFTVRHAGISKVRGTFNAVEGSLVVADDATASNVDITIDANSVDTGQPDRDAHIKAADFFETEAHPNMTFVSTEVRANGNDPQEFTLVGNLTIKGVTNPVQLKAEFGGQTVDAFGMTRAGFEAAGEISRKEFGITWNAPLQAAAGGVLVSDAVKIQIDASFVLPAEEGAQA from the coding sequence ATGACCGCATTGACCCCCGGAACCTGGAACCTGGACGCCACCCACACCGATGTGGACTTCACGGTCCGCCACGCTGGCATCTCCAAGGTTCGCGGCACCTTCAACGCCGTCGAGGGATCGCTGGTCGTGGCCGATGACGCCACCGCCTCGAACGTGGACATCACCATCGACGCCAACTCGGTCGACACCGGCCAGCCGGACCGCGATGCCCACATCAAGGCTGCCGACTTCTTCGAGACCGAGGCCCACCCGAACATGACTTTCGTCTCCACCGAGGTCCGCGCCAACGGCAACGATCCGCAGGAGTTCACCCTCGTGGGCAACCTGACCATCAAGGGCGTCACCAACCCGGTCCAGCTCAAGGCGGAGTTCGGCGGCCAGACCGTCGACGCCTTCGGCATGACCCGCGCCGGCTTCGAAGCCGCCGGTGAGATCTCCCGCAAGGAGTTCGGCATCACCTGGAACGCCCCGCTGCAGGCCGCGGCCGGTGGCGTGCTCGTCTCCGACGCCGTCAAGATCCAGATCGACGCCTCCTTCGTGCTGCCGGCCGAAGAGGGCGCCCAGGCCTGA
- a CDS encoding carbohydrate kinase family protein — MTDYVGVIGEALVDVVLSDTATPRVHVGGSPLNVAVGLARLGENVLFAGRYGHDDYGAMVREHLDRNGVNAVLDPDGLPTSVATARLDPTGVAHYEFDLDWSLPDPDETARLVRAVLDRDGMARTLKHLHTGSIATMLEPGASTVMELLTTLEPDVTLSYDPNCRPSIVPDRTTARRRAEESVAFADIVHASDEDLAWLYPDRALEDVIVEWQRIEPAMVVVTRGETSLLCATAAGLTEHPVTPVEVADTVGAGDSFTAALLVALKDRGLLGAENREALRNISPEDTAAVLAYAARAAAITSSRLGADPPTRGELG, encoded by the coding sequence GTGACTGATTACGTGGGTGTGATCGGCGAGGCGCTCGTCGACGTCGTCCTTTCCGATACCGCGACGCCGCGGGTCCACGTCGGCGGCAGTCCCCTCAATGTGGCTGTAGGCCTGGCCCGGCTCGGGGAGAACGTGTTATTCGCCGGCCGCTACGGCCACGATGACTACGGCGCCATGGTCCGCGAGCATCTCGACCGCAACGGCGTGAACGCGGTGCTGGATCCGGACGGCCTGCCGACCTCCGTGGCCACCGCCCGCCTGGACCCCACCGGGGTGGCCCACTACGAGTTCGACCTGGACTGGTCGCTGCCCGATCCTGACGAGACGGCCCGGCTGGTGCGCGCCGTGCTGGACCGGGACGGCATGGCACGGACCCTCAAGCACCTGCACACGGGATCCATCGCCACGATGCTCGAGCCGGGTGCCTCCACCGTCATGGAGTTGCTGACCACGCTCGAGCCGGATGTCACCCTGAGCTACGACCCGAACTGCCGCCCCTCGATCGTCCCCGACCGGACCACCGCCCGCCGCCGGGCTGAGGAGTCGGTGGCGTTCGCGGACATCGTGCACGCCTCGGACGAGGATCTGGCCTGGCTGTACCCGGACCGTGCGCTCGAGGACGTGATCGTCGAGTGGCAGCGGATCGAGCCGGCCATGGTGGTGGTGACCCGCGGGGAGACCTCGCTGCTGTGCGCCACCGCCGCCGGGCTGACCGAACACCCCGTGACACCCGTCGAGGTCGCGGACACGGTGGGTGCGGGCGACTCCTTCACCGCCGCCCTGCTGGTCGCCCTGAAGGACCGTGGGCTCCTGGGAGCCGAGAATCGCGAGGCTCTGCGGAACATCAGCCCGGAGGACACCGCGGCGGTGCTCGCCTATGCCGCGCGGGCGGCGGCCATCACCTCGTCCCGGCTGGGGGCTGATCCGCCCACGCGTGGCGAGCTCGGCTGA
- a CDS encoding NAD-dependent epimerase/dehydratase family protein: MKIAILGGDGFCGWPASLHLSDQGHEVIIVDNFSRRVIDEELEAESLTPIRSLSERRAAWREVSGRQIGFAFIDVAQDYEGLLEFFRTERPDAVVHFAEQRAAPYSMKSSKNKRYTVDNNVNATHHVLSAIVESGVDIHLVHLGTMGVYGYGTAGMKIPEGYLDIEVTADGDANDDTKGAANGPSEHPAEPRRIEQQILYPSNPGSIYHLTKVLDQHLFAYYVKNDSVRITDLHQGIIWGTHTAQTQLDERLINRFDYDGDYGTVLNRFLMQAAVGHPLTVHGTGGQTRAFIHLQDMVRCVQIALENPPAAGERVKIFNQMTETHRVRDLAELIGRITGAEVAMVPNPRKESAENDLHVVNDTFLDLGLRPTTLSEGLLLEVEHIAEKYRDRADLSKIPATSLWTADQQAGVPAAAPAGPASSPVPVPVPETDLVPDSVPDHAPVK, translated from the coding sequence GTGAAGATTGCGATCCTCGGCGGCGACGGCTTCTGCGGCTGGCCCGCATCCCTGCACCTCTCGGACCAGGGCCACGAGGTCATCATCGTGGACAACTTCTCCCGGCGCGTGATCGACGAGGAACTCGAAGCCGAGTCCCTGACCCCCATCCGGTCCCTCTCCGAACGGCGCGCAGCCTGGCGGGAGGTCTCCGGCCGTCAGATCGGCTTCGCCTTCATCGATGTGGCCCAGGACTACGAGGGACTGCTGGAGTTCTTCCGCACCGAGCGCCCGGATGCCGTGGTGCACTTCGCCGAGCAGCGGGCCGCGCCCTATTCCATGAAGTCCTCGAAGAACAAGCGCTACACCGTGGACAACAACGTCAACGCCACGCACCACGTGCTCAGCGCGATCGTCGAGTCCGGCGTGGACATCCACCTGGTCCACCTGGGCACCATGGGCGTCTACGGCTACGGCACCGCCGGTATGAAGATCCCCGAGGGCTACCTGGACATCGAGGTCACCGCGGACGGCGACGCGAACGATGACACTAAGGGCGCTGCGAACGGCCCGTCCGAACATCCGGCCGAACCGCGGCGCATAGAACAGCAGATCCTGTATCCGAGCAATCCGGGCTCGATCTACCACCTGACCAAGGTCCTTGACCAGCACCTCTTCGCCTACTACGTGAAGAACGACTCGGTGCGGATCACCGACCTGCATCAGGGCATCATCTGGGGCACCCACACGGCCCAGACCCAGCTCGACGAGCGCCTGATCAACCGCTTCGACTATGACGGCGACTACGGCACCGTGCTGAACCGCTTCCTGATGCAGGCCGCCGTGGGCCATCCACTCACGGTGCACGGCACAGGTGGCCAGACGCGTGCGTTCATCCATCTGCAGGACATGGTGCGCTGCGTGCAGATCGCCCTGGAGAACCCTCCGGCAGCGGGCGAGCGCGTCAAGATCTTCAACCAGATGACCGAGACCCACCGCGTGCGGGACCTGGCGGAGTTGATCGGCAGGATCACCGGTGCCGAGGTGGCCATGGTGCCGAACCCGCGCAAGGAGTCCGCCGAGAACGACCTGCACGTCGTCAACGACACGTTCCTGGACCTCGGGCTCCGCCCGACCACCTTGTCCGAGGGGCTGCTGCTCGAGGTCGAACACATCGCCGAGAAGTACCGGGACCGAGCGGACCTGTCCAAGATCCCGGCTACCTCGCTCTGGACCGCCGACCAGCAGGCCGGCGTCCCGGCAGCGGCACCAGCCGGGCCGGCGTCGTCCCCGGTCCCGGTCCCGGTCCCGGAAACGGACCTCGTTCCGGATTCTGTTCCGGACCATGCCCCGGTGAAGTAG
- a CDS encoding glycosyltransferase: MRIAMFTEVFLPKIDGVVTRVVRTLEQLEEMGHEVLLFAPGDPPAEYAGHEVVRVRSFSLRYLYPELKVGVPTPAIARRVEAFRPHVVHTVNPIWLSAYGVLSAGRRDLPQLASFHTDVPKYTESLRVGWARHPLESWIQFLHNKAEVNLCTSGPMVDRAREVGIQRVDLWPKAVDTVGYHPSKATDQMRAKLTAGHPEAPLVVYVGRMSREKDLDQLVEPMRRVRERVPGARLAMVGSGPYREDLERMFDPAYTVFTGYLSGADLAAAYASADAFAFPSTTETLGLGALESMASGVPVVGARAGGIPFVIDDGGTGFLVDPGDVDGWVDRLARLLGDRGLRTAMGEAARTEAERHSWRAATEALVGFYDRAIETHWSEHRPLNGPFLDRFAKPMPRAQD; encoded by the coding sequence ATGCGCATCGCGATGTTCACCGAGGTCTTCCTGCCGAAGATCGACGGCGTGGTGACCCGGGTGGTGCGCACCCTGGAACAGCTCGAGGAGATGGGGCACGAGGTCCTGCTCTTCGCGCCCGGCGATCCGCCGGCGGAGTATGCCGGGCACGAGGTGGTGAGGGTGCGGAGCTTCTCGCTGCGCTACCTGTACCCGGAGTTGAAGGTGGGGGTCCCGACGCCGGCCATCGCCCGGCGGGTGGAGGCCTTCCGCCCGCACGTGGTGCACACGGTCAACCCGATCTGGCTGTCCGCCTACGGCGTGCTCTCGGCCGGGCGGCGGGACCTGCCCCAGCTGGCGAGCTTCCACACGGATGTGCCGAAGTACACGGAATCACTGCGCGTGGGCTGGGCCCGCCACCCGCTCGAGTCCTGGATCCAGTTCCTCCACAACAAGGCGGAGGTGAACCTGTGCACCTCCGGGCCCATGGTGGACCGGGCCCGTGAGGTCGGCATCCAGCGGGTGGACCTGTGGCCGAAGGCAGTGGACACGGTTGGCTACCACCCCTCCAAGGCCACGGACCAGATGCGGGCGAAGCTGACCGCGGGCCATCCCGAGGCCCCACTGGTGGTCTACGTGGGGCGCATGAGCCGCGAGAAGGACCTGGACCAGCTGGTCGAACCGATGCGCCGGGTCCGCGAGCGGGTTCCGGGTGCCCGGCTGGCGATGGTCGGCTCCGGCCCGTACCGCGAGGACCTGGAGCGGATGTTCGACCCGGCGTACACCGTGTTCACGGGCTACCTGTCCGGCGCGGACCTCGCCGCCGCCTATGCCAGCGCGGACGCCTTCGCCTTCCCCTCCACCACGGAGACCCTGGGCCTGGGCGCGCTGGAGTCGATGGCCTCGGGCGTCCCGGTGGTGGGCGCCCGCGCGGGCGGCATCCCCTTCGTGATCGACGACGGCGGCACCGGCTTCCTCGTCGACCCCGGCGATGTGGACGGCTGGGTGGACCGCCTGGCGCGCCTGCTCGGAGACCGCGGGCTCCGGACTGCGATGGGCGAGGCGGCCCGCACCGAAGCCGAGCGGCATTCCTGGCGTGCCGCCACCGAGGCCCTGGTGGGCTTCTACGATCGGGCGATCGAGACGCACTGGAGCGAGCACCGGCCGCTCAACGGCCCCTTCCTGGACCGTTTCGCCAAGCCGATGCCCCGGGCGCAGGACTGA
- a CDS encoding uracil-xanthine permease family protein — protein MPVTSKDPTEPTNGPAAEEQRSLARRLGMGWRLHGDGRHITPGEVVAPDERLAWPQTIGVGVQHVMAMFGATVLVPTITGFPVTASLFFSGVGTLLFLIITAGRVPSYLGSSFAFIAPISAAMSQHGIGGALGGVLVSGVALFLVGIVVQRAGTGWIHALMPPVVMGTIVALIGLNLAGSTTEAMVSVPLTTFSTALTIVVCAVLFKGLLGRLSILLGIIVGYLVALAQGQIDFSPIGEAAVVGLPPFHAPEFHWDVLFLFLPVVLVLVAENIGHVKTVGLMTNRNLDSSNGRALMADGLATTLSGLGGGVGTTTYAENIGVMASSRVYSTAAYWVAGIVALALAFFPQFGALINTIPAGVAGGAGIILYGMIGVMGVRIWVQNRVDFSNTINLMSAGAGLIVAIADPTLDVAGMQFGGIALGTATVLVVFHLMTAIARWRGTEPVPADPDENPYESSEPGRLG, from the coding sequence ATGCCCGTGACCTCGAAGGACCCCACAGAGCCCACCAACGGACCCGCCGCCGAAGAGCAGCGGTCCCTGGCCCGCCGACTCGGCATGGGCTGGCGCCTGCATGGCGACGGCCGTCACATCACCCCGGGCGAGGTCGTCGCCCCGGACGAGCGGCTCGCCTGGCCACAGACCATCGGCGTCGGCGTTCAGCACGTGATGGCCATGTTCGGCGCCACCGTGCTCGTGCCCACCATCACCGGCTTCCCCGTGACCGCCTCCCTGTTCTTCTCAGGCGTGGGCACTCTGCTGTTCCTGATCATCACCGCCGGCCGGGTCCCCTCCTATCTCGGCAGCTCGTTCGCGTTCATCGCGCCGATCAGCGCGGCGATGAGCCAGCACGGCATCGGCGGGGCCCTCGGCGGCGTCCTCGTCTCCGGAGTGGCGCTATTCCTCGTCGGCATTGTGGTGCAGCGGGCCGGGACCGGGTGGATCCACGCGCTCATGCCCCCGGTGGTCATGGGCACGATCGTGGCCCTGATCGGCCTGAACCTCGCCGGTTCCACCACGGAGGCCATGGTCTCGGTACCCCTGACCACGTTCTCCACCGCCCTGACCATCGTGGTGTGTGCCGTGCTGTTCAAGGGTCTGCTGGGGCGGCTGTCCATCCTGCTCGGCATCATCGTCGGCTACCTCGTGGCCCTGGCCCAGGGCCAGATCGACTTCAGCCCCATCGGTGAGGCCGCGGTGGTCGGCCTGCCGCCTTTCCACGCCCCCGAGTTCCACTGGGACGTGCTGTTCCTCTTCCTGCCCGTGGTGTTGGTGCTGGTGGCGGAGAACATCGGCCACGTGAAGACGGTGGGGCTCATGACGAACCGCAACCTGGACTCCTCCAACGGCCGGGCCCTGATGGCCGACGGCCTGGCGACCACCCTCTCGGGCCTCGGCGGCGGCGTGGGCACCACCACCTACGCGGAGAACATCGGTGTCATGGCCTCCTCCCGCGTCTACTCCACCGCCGCCTACTGGGTGGCCGGGATCGTGGCCCTCGCCCTCGCGTTCTTCCCTCAGTTCGGCGCCCTGATCAACACCATCCCCGCGGGCGTCGCCGGAGGTGCGGGGATCATCCTCTACGGCATGATCGGCGTGATGGGCGTGCGCATCTGGGTGCAGAACCGGGTCGACTTCTCGAACACGATCAACCTGATGTCCGCCGGTGCGGGCCTCATCGTCGCGATCGCCGACCCGACCTTGGACGTCGCCGGCATGCAGTTCGGCGGCATCGCCCTCGGCACCGCTACCGTGCTCGTGGTCTTCCACCTCATGACCGCCATCGCCCGCTGGCGCGGCACCGAACCCGTGCCTGCAGATCCGGACGAGAATCCCTACGAGTCCTCCGAGCCCGGCCGCCTGGGCTGA
- a CDS encoding dienelactone hydrolase family protein produces the protein MAGKTPHQNTTFALPEKEGTEGGDHRGHGYLATPESGSGPGVIVIQEWWGLTDHMRDVCDRLAAEGFTALAPDLFGGWVAHDGEEAGEMMQNLPAEEGARQLAGAVDYLLSLDSVTSKTVGTVGFCMGGGFVLALAADQGAKVSAAVPFYGVGQAVPQAYAGVKAAIQGHYAEQDSMFPPQDARAQEQQIRDESGAEVEYFFYDAPHAFHNDENPQGNYRPEEAELAWSRTVRFLKDKVE, from the coding sequence GTGGCCGGAAAGACCCCGCACCAGAACACCACCTTTGCCTTGCCGGAGAAGGAGGGGACCGAGGGCGGCGACCACCGCGGCCACGGCTACCTGGCCACCCCCGAATCCGGGTCCGGTCCTGGCGTCATCGTCATCCAGGAATGGTGGGGACTCACGGACCACATGCGGGATGTCTGCGACCGGTTGGCGGCGGAGGGCTTCACCGCGCTGGCCCCGGATCTGTTCGGCGGTTGGGTCGCCCATGATGGCGAGGAGGCCGGCGAGATGATGCAGAACCTCCCCGCGGAGGAGGGGGCGCGCCAGCTGGCCGGGGCCGTCGACTACCTGCTGTCCCTGGACTCGGTCACCTCGAAGACCGTCGGCACCGTCGGGTTCTGCATGGGTGGCGGGTTCGTGCTCGCCTTGGCCGCTGACCAGGGTGCGAAGGTCTCCGCCGCGGTGCCGTTCTATGGCGTAGGCCAGGCGGTCCCGCAGGCCTACGCCGGGGTGAAGGCCGCCATCCAAGGCCACTACGCCGAACAGGACTCCATGTTCCCGCCCCAGGACGCACGTGCCCAGGAGCAGCAGATCCGCGACGAGTCCGGTGCCGAGGTCGAGTACTTCTTCTACGATGCCCCGCACGCCTTCCACAATGACGAGAACCCGCAGGGCAACTACCGCCCCGAGGAGGCCGAACTCGCGTGGTCCCGCACCGTGCGGTTCCTGAAGGACAAGGTCGAGTAA
- a CDS encoding glycerophosphodiester phosphodiesterase, with amino-acid sequence MKRPTLPPYLTDSLPARRGWPLAFAHRGADTTRENTLTPFRSAVDRGYGYLELDVRTSKDGVLMVFHDEVLDRVTTGSGRISDHTWEELSALRVLDPATGQGSDRGLVRERVASVGGAALDPEVGFAGSDLLEGEHLLRFEDLLTEWPDVHLNVDLKDDAAGEAMVPLLARHDAWHRVLIASFHDSRRRRFTRTAGRRIAMSGGGWAIAALVLAAPLGLTRFVARRLVHVDCVQVPVKQGPIPVVTRTFVSRCQAAGLQVHVWVVDEPAEMERLLALGVDGLMTDDAEALASVMEARGYWPQR; translated from the coding sequence GTGAAGCGCCCCACCCTGCCTCCATACCTGACGGATTCCCTCCCCGCCCGCCGGGGCTGGCCGCTGGCCTTCGCCCACCGCGGGGCGGACACCACCCGGGAGAACACGCTGACCCCATTCCGCAGCGCCGTGGACCGCGGATACGGCTACCTCGAGTTGGACGTGCGCACCTCGAAGGACGGGGTGCTCATGGTCTTCCACGACGAGGTCCTGGACCGCGTCACCACCGGTTCGGGGAGGATCTCGGACCACACCTGGGAGGAACTCAGCGCGCTCCGGGTGCTGGATCCGGCCACCGGTCAGGGGTCCGACCGCGGACTGGTGCGGGAGCGGGTCGCCTCCGTTGGCGGTGCGGCATTGGACCCCGAGGTGGGGTTCGCCGGGAGCGACCTGCTCGAGGGTGAGCACCTGCTGCGCTTCGAAGACCTGCTGACCGAGTGGCCTGACGTGCACCTCAACGTGGACCTCAAGGACGATGCCGCTGGCGAGGCCATGGTGCCCTTGCTGGCCCGCCATGATGCCTGGCACCGGGTGCTGATCGCCTCCTTCCATGATTCCCGACGCCGGCGCTTCACCCGGACGGCCGGCCGCCGGATCGCGATGTCCGGCGGCGGATGGGCCATCGCCGCCCTCGTGCTGGCGGCTCCACTGGGGTTGACCCGGTTCGTGGCGCGCCGGCTCGTCCACGTCGACTGCGTCCAGGTCCCCGTGAAGCAGGGCCCCATCCCCGTGGTGACCCGCACCTTCGTGTCCCGGTGCCAGGCCGCCGGACTGCAGGTCCACGTCTGGGTGGTGGACGAGCCCGCGGAGATGGAACGCCTGTTGGCCCTCGGTGTGGACGGCCTGATGACGGACGATGCCGAGGCCCTGGCCTCCGTGATGGAGGCCCGCGGGTACTGGCCGCAGCGCTGA
- the aqpZ gene encoding aquaporin Z yields the protein MSVPYKPSTTARLLAEFLGTFVLVFGGCGTAVFAAQVMDDAAGVNMGVGFLGVAFAFGLTVVVMAYAVGHISGGHFNPAVTLGTALAGRTKWSDVGPYMLIQILGATVAGGVLLAIASGKAGFDAQESGFATNGYGERSPDGYSMLSVLLIEIVLTAVFLYVILGVTDRRAPAGFGPLAIGLSLTLIHLISIPVSNTSVNPARSLGVAWFAGGEALGQVWLFILAPLVGAAIAGLTYNLLFPDRGAVNADIAGQEANDATA from the coding sequence ATGTCTGTCCCGTACAAGCCCAGCACCACGGCCCGCTTGCTGGCCGAGTTCCTCGGCACCTTCGTCCTCGTCTTCGGCGGTTGCGGCACCGCCGTCTTCGCCGCCCAGGTCATGGACGACGCCGCCGGCGTCAACATGGGCGTCGGCTTCCTCGGGGTCGCCTTCGCCTTCGGCCTGACCGTGGTGGTCATGGCCTACGCGGTGGGACACATCTCCGGCGGCCACTTCAACCCCGCTGTCACGCTGGGCACCGCACTGGCGGGCCGCACCAAGTGGTCCGACGTCGGCCCGTACATGCTCATCCAGATCCTCGGCGCCACGGTGGCCGGCGGCGTCCTGCTGGCGATCGCGTCCGGGAAGGCCGGATTCGACGCCCAGGAGTCCGGATTCGCCACCAACGGCTACGGCGAGCGCTCACCGGACGGCTACTCGATGCTGTCTGTCCTGCTGATCGAGATCGTCCTGACCGCCGTGTTCCTCTACGTCATCCTCGGCGTCACGGACCGCCGTGCCCCGGCCGGCTTCGGCCCCCTGGCGATCGGCCTGTCCCTGACCCTGATCCACCTCATCTCCATCCCCGTGTCCAACACCTCCGTGAACCCGGCCCGCTCCCTCGGCGTGGCCTGGTTCGCCGGCGGTGAGGCACTGGGCCAGGTCTGGCTGTTCATCCTGGCCCCGCTCGTGGGTGCCGCGATCGCCGGGCTGACCTACAACCTGCTGTTCCCGGACCGCGGAGCCGTCAACGCGGACATCGCCGGGCAGGAAGCCAACGACGCCACAGCCTGA
- a CDS encoding aldehyde dehydrogenase family protein encodes MPQIPDFIADQTLNPGQHGTSPGQDDTALDSAPMLHVPAGPDVASGNEEPGAAVVRMRQAAALRLAHPRRFRAGQLKGIRRMLEEQADAICGALAADLGKPSVEAMLTEVQPTRSEVDHALLYLTDWMEPESVKVPLAFRPASAKIEARPLGTVLIIGPWNYPVQTLLGPLVAAVAAGNSVVLKPSEKAPATSELIGRLIPQYLDPRAVAVVQGGAEAVQALLAEKFDHIFYTGGERVGRIVYEAAAKQLTPVTLELGGKSPCVVADGRNWPAIARRIAFGKFTNAGQTCVAPDYVLAVGEESQRQLEKHLPKAIEEFYGKDAQASPDYSRMVSTEHLERTVALLEDSLSGGGGGGGGGDGASASAGAEDGAGARFGVEGRPPARLVHGGRADVADRFLEPTVVADVSPDSALMAEEIFGPVLPIVRVDTFEEAVEFITARPHPLAAYLFTDKHRYHRAFEERVTAGGMAFDVALLQVGLPTLPFGGVGASGLGAYHGRAGFETFSQLRPALTKTDQVDTLRMVYPPYTWAKRQALKRLL; translated from the coding sequence ATGCCTCAGATTCCGGACTTCATCGCGGACCAGACCCTGAATCCCGGCCAGCACGGGACGAGCCCCGGGCAGGATGACACCGCGCTCGACTCGGCGCCGATGCTGCACGTCCCGGCCGGACCGGACGTGGCGAGCGGGAACGAGGAGCCGGGCGCCGCCGTCGTGAGAATGCGCCAGGCCGCCGCCCTACGATTGGCGCACCCGCGGCGCTTCCGGGCCGGCCAGCTCAAAGGCATCCGCCGCATGCTCGAGGAACAGGCCGACGCGATCTGCGGGGCCTTGGCGGCAGACCTCGGCAAGCCCTCCGTTGAGGCAATGCTGACCGAGGTCCAGCCCACCCGGTCCGAGGTGGACCACGCCCTGCTGTACCTGACCGACTGGATGGAACCGGAGTCGGTGAAGGTGCCGCTCGCGTTCCGGCCCGCCAGCGCCAAGATCGAGGCCCGGCCCCTGGGGACCGTGCTGATCATCGGCCCCTGGAACTACCCGGTCCAGACCCTGCTCGGCCCGCTGGTGGCGGCCGTGGCGGCCGGCAACTCCGTGGTGCTCAAACCCAGCGAGAAGGCCCCCGCCACGTCCGAACTCATCGGCCGGCTCATCCCGCAGTACCTGGATCCGCGCGCCGTCGCCGTGGTGCAGGGCGGGGCCGAGGCCGTGCAGGCCCTGCTGGCCGAGAAGTTCGACCACATCTTCTACACCGGAGGGGAGCGCGTGGGGCGGATCGTCTACGAGGCCGCCGCGAAACAGCTGACCCCGGTGACCCTGGAGCTGGGCGGCAAGTCCCCGTGCGTGGTGGCGGACGGGCGGAACTGGCCGGCGATCGCCCGCCGGATCGCCTTCGGCAAGTTCACCAACGCCGGGCAGACCTGCGTGGCCCCGGACTACGTGCTGGCCGTGGGGGAGGAGTCCCAGCGGCAGCTCGAGAAGCACCTGCCGAAGGCCATCGAGGAGTTCTACGGGAAGGACGCGCAGGCCTCGCCGGACTACAGCCGCATGGTCAGCACCGAGCACCTGGAACGGACCGTGGCCTTGCTGGAAGACTCCCTATCGGGTGGCGGTGGCGGTGGCGGTGGCGGGGACGGAGCCAGTGCCAGTGCGGGTGCTGAGGACGGCGCCGGTGCGCGGTTCGGAGTCGAGGGGCGCCCGCCGGCACGGCTCGTGCATGGCGGCCGGGCCGATGTCGCCGACCGGTTCCTGGAGCCGACCGTGGTGGCGGATGTGTCACCGGACAGCGCCCTGATGGCGGAGGAGATCTTCGGTCCGGTCTTGCCGATCGTGCGCGTGGACACCTTCGAGGAGGCCGTGGAGTTCATCACGGCCCGGCCGCACCCCCTGGCCGCCTACCTGTTCACGGACAAGCACCGCTACCACCGGGCCTTCGAGGAGCGCGTCACCGCCGGCGGCATGGCCTTCGACGTGGCCCTGTTGCAGGTGGGACTGCCCACGCTGCCCTTCGGCGGGGTGGGTGCCTCCGGCCTGGGCGCCTATCACGGGCGTGCCGGGTTCGAGACGTTCTCCCAGCTGCGTCCGGCCCTGACGAAGACCGATCAGGTGGACACCCTGAGGATGGTCTACCCGCCCTACACCTGGGCCAAGCGCCAGGCCCTCAAGCGCCTGCTGTGA